From Rhodococcus antarcticus, the proteins below share one genomic window:
- a CDS encoding glycosyltransferase family 4 protein, protein MHDRIAADYLGRLSALAVRSLGRVLAQGYLVNSRTTSATIWPGHKPVLVAPPALDRSRFIVEPVRPEVTAPVRRVVMVGRISPWKGQHVFLEAFEQVFADTDVEAYVVGGALFGEREYEAELHRTASAGRCAGRIHFTGHLDDVRHHQLSADVLVHASVVPEPFGLVVSEGMAAGCAVIATTPGGPAEVITDGRDGLLVPCGDVDAMVAALQELKADPELAQRLRTAGQRSVRRYDATVQAAWVQPWLHAVAHRVAPARPATSWSDVAIP, encoded by the coding sequence GTGCACGACCGGATAGCCGCCGACTACCTGGGTCGACTGTCAGCGCTGGCTGTGCGCAGCCTGGGCCGAGTACTGGCCCAGGGCTACCTGGTGAACAGCCGGACCACCAGCGCCACCATCTGGCCGGGCCACAAGCCTGTGCTGGTGGCCCCTCCCGCGCTCGACCGGTCGAGGTTCATCGTGGAGCCGGTCCGTCCTGAGGTCACCGCGCCGGTGCGGCGGGTGGTGATGGTGGGTCGGATCTCGCCGTGGAAGGGGCAGCACGTCTTCCTGGAGGCCTTCGAGCAGGTCTTCGCCGACACCGACGTCGAGGCGTACGTCGTCGGGGGTGCGTTGTTCGGGGAGCGGGAGTACGAGGCCGAGCTGCACAGGACGGCCTCGGCCGGGCGCTGTGCGGGCCGCATCCACTTCACCGGACACCTTGACGACGTCCGGCACCACCAGCTGTCGGCCGACGTGCTGGTGCACGCGTCCGTGGTGCCCGAACCTTTCGGGCTCGTGGTGAGCGAGGGCATGGCGGCTGGCTGCGCCGTCATCGCGACCACACCGGGTGGGCCCGCCGAGGTCATCACCGACGGTCGCGACGGACTGCTGGTGCCCTGCGGGGACGTGGACGCCATGGTGGCCGCGCTTCAGGAGCTGAAGGCCGACCCGGAGCTGGCGCAGCGGCTTCGCACCGCCGGACAGCGGAGCGTCCGTCGCTACGACGCCACGGTCCAGGCCGCCTGGGTGCAACCGTGGTTGCACGCCGTTGCGCACAGGGTGGCGCCGGCCAGGCCGGCAACCAGCTGGTCGGACGTGGCCATCCCGTGA
- a CDS encoding sugar transferase yields the protein MHDSKRWQAPYRLRLLVTDTLVVVVAVVAAQLARFGPLDVALSVATDSAVSYTVLSVALVLLWSAFLVAFATRDTRILGAGAEEYRRIGDASLRLFGVIAIVAFVGGFEVARGYLAVAFPLGLVGLVADRWLWRHWLVRRRAQGSYSSTVVVLGSRRAARAMSTQFERESDAGYRVVGVCIPGFDPLRGDRRGRSDELDVDGHVVPVLGDETSVLEALLATGADTVAVTATEALGADGMRALAWELASLDVDLVVAPGVVDVAGPRLRIRPVAGLPLLHVEEPQYEGAGRFAKVAFDAVVAGLALVVASPVLLLSALAIKTTSRGPLLYRAQRVGLRGETFSMLKLRTMEDGASSRVIELAGLDEGSGPLFKIRDDPRVTRVGRILRRTSIDELPQLVNVLRGHMSVVGPRPPLPREVVAYTGDVHRRLLVKPGITGLWQVSGRSDLSWEESVRLDLFYVENWSLVQDLVIVWRTLRAVISPKGAY from the coding sequence GTGCACGACAGCAAGCGCTGGCAGGCGCCCTACCGCCTGCGCCTGCTCGTCACCGACACGCTGGTGGTCGTGGTGGCCGTGGTGGCGGCACAGCTGGCCCGCTTCGGCCCGCTCGACGTGGCGCTGTCCGTGGCCACGGACTCGGCCGTGTCGTACACGGTACTCAGCGTTGCCCTCGTCCTGTTGTGGTCGGCCTTCCTGGTTGCCTTCGCCACCCGGGACACCCGCATCCTCGGGGCTGGCGCGGAGGAGTACCGGCGCATCGGTGACGCGTCCCTGCGACTGTTCGGCGTGATCGCGATCGTGGCCTTCGTCGGCGGGTTCGAGGTGGCGCGCGGGTACCTCGCCGTCGCGTTCCCGCTGGGCCTGGTGGGCCTGGTGGCCGACCGGTGGCTCTGGCGGCACTGGCTGGTGCGGCGCCGGGCTCAGGGCTCCTACAGCTCGACGGTGGTGGTGCTGGGGTCGCGCCGGGCCGCTCGGGCCATGAGCACCCAGTTCGAGCGCGAATCCGACGCCGGCTACCGGGTGGTGGGGGTCTGCATCCCCGGATTCGACCCCCTGCGCGGCGACCGTCGGGGACGCTCGGACGAGCTGGACGTGGACGGCCACGTGGTGCCCGTGCTCGGCGACGAGACCTCCGTGCTGGAGGCACTGCTGGCCACGGGGGCGGACACGGTGGCCGTCACCGCCACCGAGGCGCTGGGGGCGGACGGCATGCGCGCGCTGGCCTGGGAGCTGGCCTCGCTCGACGTGGACCTGGTGGTGGCGCCGGGGGTGGTGGACGTGGCGGGGCCGCGGCTGCGCATCCGGCCGGTGGCGGGGCTGCCGCTGCTGCACGTGGAGGAGCCCCAGTACGAGGGGGCGGGCCGCTTCGCCAAGGTCGCCTTCGACGCCGTGGTCGCCGGGCTCGCCCTGGTGGTGGCCTCTCCCGTGCTGCTGCTGTCCGCGCTGGCCATCAAGACCACCAGCCGTGGCCCGCTGCTGTACCGGGCTCAGAGGGTGGGGCTGCGGGGCGAGACGTTCTCCATGCTCAAGCTGCGCACCATGGAGGACGGCGCCAGCAGCAGGGTCATCGAGCTCGCCGGCCTCGACGAGGGCTCGGGCCCGCTGTTCAAGATTCGCGACGATCCGCGGGTCACCCGGGTGGGTCGGATCCTGCGCCGCACCAGCATCGACGAGCTGCCGCAGCTGGTGAACGTTCTGCGCGGCCACATGAGCGTGGTGGGACCGCGCCCCCCGCTGCCCCGCGAGGTGGTGGCCTACACCGGGGACGTGCACCGCCGGCTGCTGGTCAAGCCCGGCATCACCGGACTGTGGCAGGTCAGCGGGCGCTCGGACCTCTCCTGGGAGGAGTCGGTGCGCCTGGACCTGTTCTACGTGGAGAACTGGTCGCTGGTGCAGGACCTCGTCATCGTCTGGCGCACGCTGCGGGCCGTGATCAGCCCCAAGGGCGCGTACTGA